A single Oryza brachyantha chromosome 8, ObraRS2, whole genome shotgun sequence DNA region contains:
- the LOC121055164 gene encoding rRNA 2'-O-methyltransferase fibrillarin: MATLPQRFKLLATRCAAGAAAPSPSRSPAPSYAGASPGYRLRRRRRRRGGGDGRLRRFLSRRVGVGGCGGGGGGGKEAAAREQEEYKKPLVGHGGRTLRDLFVASPEAARRRGGGEDDERGAGGFRSAHGDGGVGGGGGGGRRFGSGGLRSLLMRRSWRPVLVAIPEGEGRPELAVIEE; this comes from the coding sequence atggcgacgctGCCGCAGCGGTTCAAGCTGCTGGCGACGCGgtgcgcggcgggggcggcggcgccgagcccGTCGAGGAGCCCGGCGCCGTCGTACGCCGGGGCGAGCCCCGGGTACCGCCTGcgtcggaggcggaggcggcgcggcggcggcgatggccggctGCGGCGCTTCCTGTCCCGCCGCGTCGGCGTGGGAGggtgtggaggaggaggaggcggggggaAGGAGGCGGCCGCGCGGGAGCAGGAGGAGTACAAGAAGCCGCTGGTGGGCCACGGCGGCCGCACGCTGCGGGATCTGTTCGTCGCGTCGCCGGAGGCGgcccgacgccgcggcggcggcgaggacgatgaGAGAGGCGCTGGTGGCTTCAGGTCGGCCCATGGAGACGGGGGTgtaggaggcggcggcggcggcgggaggaggttCGGGTCGGGCGGGCTGCGGAGCCTGCTGATGCGGCGGAGCTGGCGGCCGGTGCTGGTGGCGATCCCGGAGGGAGAGGGCCGGCCGGAGCTCGCCGTCATCGAGGAGTAA
- the LOC102700363 gene encoding uncharacterized protein LOC102700363 has protein sequence MLATAARWAAKKGKPKMAPIELPAPPEQAQSITRTIFDVVREHGPLTISDVWDHVKGVGLRGLTSKRQMKLMMRWMREKQKLRLICDHDGPHKQFLYTTWFTNPKNAPPRPRREHHHHHQQQQLRGEPPKP, from the exons atgctggcgacggcggcgcggtgggcgGCGAAGAAGGGGAAGCCGAAGATGGCGCCGATCgagctgccggcgccgcccgagCAGGCGCAGTCCATCACGCGCACCATCTTCGACGTCGTCCGGGAGCACGGCCCTCTCACCATCTCCGACGTCTGGGACCACGTCAAG GGAGTTGGGCTTAGGGGCCTGACGAGCAAGAGGCAGATGAAGCTCATGATGCGGTGGATGCGGGAGAAGCAGAAGCTCCGGCTCATCTGCGACCACGACGGGCCTCACAAGCAGTTCCTCTACACCACCTGGTTCACCAATCCCAAGAACGCGCCGCCGAGGCCCAGGAGagagcatcatcatcatcatcagcagcagcagctcagaGGAGAGCCTCCCAAACCATGA
- the LOC102700643 gene encoding chloroplastic group IIA intron splicing facilitator CRS1, chloroplastic, translating to MSPPPLPLFSPSPKAAPLPPPPWLHGPHVALPDPAEAPPRQQPRGPRTRPAPGKPGSGSSSARPLTAGVPGGRTRRAVLGIIRKVRSLELSDPRRPSPNGGGGGGGGGSSAATARVPFHLPMEQEEEEKGRQRAVPWAAARDEELKVVLRREKKVRVPTRAEAELEPAELERLRQLARGMDRWARAKKAGITDEVVEELRGAWARRVQELAGVRIVEPLQRNMDRAREILEIKTGGIVVWTKGDIHFVYRGANYIENSKRHHDFVHNEEVSPVTANFPASQGKYGSKAESFHENDQSIDVHKDNEPVKGTLYEREVNRLLDSLGPRFVDWWWNTPLPVDADLLPEVVPGFKTPFRQCPPGVRPTLADQELTYLRKLARPLPTHFALGRNTKLQGLAAAILKLWEKSLIAKIAVKVGIQNTNHEQMARNLKRLTGGTVILRNKDFIIIYRGKDFLPGDVAESVIERESQVHDQQAKEEEARLKVVDSLQMLAAVSPEKSSVGTFREYQDFQDNHECGTTENNNVRIQLEAKKHLLEKELKDHEWRLSTLTKKIERSNQVLAKLHSSWSPSEQDGDRELLTEEERMILRKIGLKMDEHVLLGRRGIFEGVIEEIHQHWKHKEVVKVITKQNQARQITYTSMMLEVETGGMLIAIERLTTSHAIILYRGKNYRRPSKSSPSNLLTKREALQRSIEVQRRGSLKYFAQERKKSIDELKRRLTNVVREIRKLNHYTEQPWQHDQYQH from the exons atgtcgccgcctccgctgccGCTTTTCTCGCCGTCCCCCAAggcggcgccgctgcctccgccgccgtggctCCACGGCCCGCACGTGGCGCTGCCGGACCCCGCGGAGGCGCCTCCGAGGCAGCAGCCCCGTGGGCCCAGGACCAGGCCGGCGCCAGGGAAGCccggctccggctcctcctccgccaggCCCCTCACCGCGGGCGTGCCAGGCGGCCgcacccgccgcgccgtcctcgGGATCATCCGCAAGGTCCGCTCCCTCGAGCTCTCCGACCCGCGCAGACCCAGCcccaatggcggcggcggtggtggtggtggtggcagtagCGCCGCAACCGCCCGCGTCCCCTTCCACCTCCCGatggagcaggaggaggaggagaaggggaggcAGAGGGCGGTGCCGTGGGCCGCGGCGAGGGACGAGGAGCTGAAGGTGGTGCTGCGGCGGGAGAAGAAGGTGCGGGTGCCGAcgcgcgcggaggcggagctggAGCCCGCCGAGCTGGAGCGGCTCCGGCAGCTGGCGCGGGGGATGGACAGGTGGGCGCGGGCCAAGAAGGCCGGGATCACCGATGAGGTGGTGGAAGAGTTGCGTGGGGCGTGGGCCAGGAGGGTccaggagctcgccggcgtgcGGATCGTCGAGCCGCTCCAGCGAAACATGGACCGGGCAAGGGAGATTCTTGAG ATTAAAACAGGAGGCATAGTTGTTTGGACAAAAGGAGACATACATTTTGTGTACAGAGGAGccaattatatagaaaactcAAAGCGACATCATGACTTTGTTCATAATGAGGAAGTTTCTCCAGTAACAGCTAACTTTCCTGCATCCCAAGGGAAATATGGGAGTAAAGCTGAAAGTTTTCATGAAAATGATCAAAGCATTGATGTTCATAAGGACAACGAACCTGTCAAGGGAACTCTGTATGAAAGAGAAGTCAACAGACTATTGGACAGTTTGGGCCCTCGATTTGTTGATTGGTGGTGGAACACACCATTGCCTGTTGACGCTGATCTCCTTCCAGAGGTTGTCCCTGGCTTCAAGACTCCATTTAGACAATGCCCTCCTGGTGTGAGACCAACACTAGCAGATCAGGAACTGACTTACCTGCGGAAGCTTGCACGGCCTTTGCCAACACATTTTGCCTTAG GTAGAAATACAAAACTGCAGGGTTTGGCTGCTGCTATACTAAAGCTTTGGGAAAAGAGCCTAATAGCAAAGATTGCAGTGAAAGTGGGTATCCAAAATACCAATCATGAACAGATGGCCAGAAATCTTAAG CGTCTTACAGGAGGAACTGTCATATTGAGGAACAaggattttattattatatatagaggCAAAGATTTTCTTCCTGGTGATGTTGCTGAATCAGTTATTGAACGGGAGTCTCAGGTACATGACCAACAGGCGAAAGAAGAGGAAGCTCGATTAAAGGTGGTTGACTCACTTCAAATGCTTGCTGCAGTATCACCAGAGAAAAGTTCAGTGGGTACTTTCAGGGAGTATCAGGATTTCCAGGATAACCATGAGTGTGGAACAACTGAAAACAACAATGTCAGGATTCAACTAGAGGCAAAGAAGCATCTACTGGAGAAGGAGCTGAAAGACCATGAATGGAGGCTTTCCACT CTTACCAAGAAGATTGAAAGATCAAACCAGGTGCTAGCAAAGCTTCATAGTTCTTGGAGCCCGTCAGAACAAGATGGAGACAGAGAACTATTGACTGAGGAGGAAAGGATGATATTACGAAAAATTGGCCTAAAAATGGATGAGCACGTGCTGCTTG GGAGACGTGGTATCTTTGAAGGAGTTATTGAAGAGATTCATCAACACTGGAAACATAAAGAGGTTGTGAAAGTAATTACCAAGCAGAATCAGGCCCGCCAGATCACATACACATCTATGATGCTTGAGGTTGAGACAGGAGGTATGTTAATAGCAATAGAGAGGCTCACTACCAGCCATGCTATAATACTTTACCGAGGAAAGAATTATCGTCGCCCATCAAAATCATCACCCAGTAATCTCCTGACAAAAAGAGAAGCATTACAAAGATCGATTGAGGTTCAACGTCGAGGG TCATTGAAGTACTTTGCtcaggagaggaaaaagtcCATTGATGAATTGAAAAGGAGACTG ACGAATGTGGTGAGGGAAATCAGGAAACTAAACCATTATACTGAACAGCCTTGGCAGCATGATCAGTATCAACATTGA